The Methanosphaera stadtmanae DSM 3091 genome includes a window with the following:
- a CDS encoding V-type ATP synthase subunit I, producing the protein MFRPARMQKLSIVTLNQYAKPVVNVLHERGVIQIEDLSDEIQENEYYSGLDVSKQDPVASRIASLSMKCNNILDTLKSAEQSQSMVDVVKGFISPKKINSKEVEDIPSEELADKAEEIISKVDAVLSPIESRINEIGTEETKYNDSLNVATQLKSFDIDFAYLQDTKYTKVISGKLPAEHLADAKSQIEEISEQVAIFEGSKTSSSDVTYIPLIIVCANEFEENISGVLRRLEFEKLDVSNLSGKSNEIIEASKSKLDECKNERKQCLKDIREVGQRSKETLLVLNEELELEKERTEIYSYFGETGTTKMFKAWVVKDDVEETLSIIDELTDGHSIIEVEDPSEEEIDNNKVPVKQQNPGFAKPYELLVTMYSTPNYRDIDPTIIMAICFPFFFGYCLTDAFYGIILAIVGFLLYRGIGKVNKTYKSFGVILVQMGLWTVLLGLLTGGFIGDFIPRFIMGDPNLALPTVIPDINAFAHPENILILAIIIGLIHLNIAFIFGIIDNYKKHNIKELCSGQLSWIMIELSIVAYLVAGMVPFAVVFIIALLLLLYGSGPMGVMDVFGFLGDILSYSRLLALCLSTGGIGMTANLLGQLLAGAVPYVGIVLGVIVFLGVHLFNIAFQSMGAAIHSLRLHFVEFFGNFYTGESESFEPFKAERTYTKIKK; encoded by the coding sequence ATGTTTAGGCCAGCAAGAATGCAAAAATTAAGCATAGTAACTTTAAATCAATACGCTAAACCAGTAGTGAATGTTCTCCATGAAAGGGGAGTTATTCAAATAGAAGATTTATCTGATGAAATTCAGGAAAACGAATATTACTCTGGCTTAGATGTATCAAAACAAGACCCAGTTGCTAGCAGAATTGCATCATTATCAATGAAATGTAACAATATTCTTGATACATTAAAATCTGCAGAGCAATCACAAAGTATGGTTGATGTTGTTAAAGGATTTATCAGTCCTAAAAAAATTAATTCAAAAGAAGTGGAAGATATTCCTTCTGAAGAATTAGCAGATAAGGCTGAAGAAATTATTAGTAAAGTTGATGCAGTTCTCAGTCCAATAGAGTCACGTATAAATGAAATTGGAACTGAAGAAACAAAATATAATGATTCTTTAAATGTTGCAACTCAATTAAAATCCTTTGATATAGATTTTGCATATTTACAAGATACAAAATATACAAAAGTAATATCTGGTAAATTACCTGCAGAACATTTAGCAGATGCAAAAAGTCAAATTGAAGAAATTAGTGAACAAGTAGCAATATTTGAAGGTTCAAAAACATCAAGTTCTGATGTTACATACATTCCACTAATAATTGTATGTGCAAATGAATTTGAAGAAAATATTTCTGGTGTACTTAGACGCTTAGAATTTGAAAAATTAGATGTATCTAACTTAAGTGGTAAATCTAATGAAATTATTGAAGCATCAAAAAGTAAACTAGATGAATGTAAAAATGAAAGAAAACAATGTTTAAAAGATATCAGAGAAGTTGGTCAACGTTCTAAAGAAACATTATTAGTATTAAATGAAGAATTAGAACTTGAAAAAGAACGAACTGAAATCTATTCATATTTTGGTGAAACTGGTACTACAAAGATGTTTAAAGCTTGGGTTGTCAAAGATGATGTTGAAGAAACTTTATCAATAATTGATGAACTTACAGATGGTCACAGTATTATTGAAGTAGAAGATCCTTCTGAAGAAGAAATTGATAATAATAAGGTACCTGTAAAACAACAAAACCCTGGTTTTGCAAAACCATATGAATTGTTAGTAACAATGTATTCTACACCAAATTATAGAGATATAGATCCTACTATTATAATGGCAATTTGTTTCCCATTCTTCTTCGGTTACTGTTTAACCGATGCATTTTATGGAATCATATTAGCAATAGTTGGATTCTTACTATACAGAGGTATAGGTAAAGTAAATAAAACATACAAATCCTTTGGAGTAATTCTCGTACAAATGGGATTGTGGACAGTACTATTAGGTCTACTGACTGGTGGATTTATAGGAGATTTCATACCTAGATTTATAATGGGTGATCCTAACTTAGCATTACCTACAGTAATTCCAGATATAAATGCATTTGCACATCCAGAAAATATCTTGATTTTAGCAATTATCATAGGTTTAATACACCTGAACATAGCATTTATCTTTGGTATAATCGATAATTACAAAAAACACAATATTAAGGAGTTATGTAGTGGACAACTATCTTGGATTATGATTGAACTTTCAATTGTAGCATATTTAGTTGCAGGTATGGTACCATTTGCAGTAGTATTCATAATTGCATTACTATTACTATTATATGGTTCAGGTCCAATGGGAGTTATGGACGTATTTGGTTTCCTTGGAGATATATTATCATACTCAAGATTATTAGCATTATGTCTATCCACTGGTGGTATAGGTATGACTGCAAACCTTTTAGGTCAATTATTAGCTGGTGCTGTACCATATGTAGGTATAGTATTAGGAGTTATTGTATTCTTAGGAGTTCACTTATTTAACATTGCATTCCAATCAATGGGAGCAGCTATACACTCTTTACGTTTACACTTCGTAGAGTTCTTTGGTAACTTCTACACAGGTGAAAGTGAAAGTTTCGAGCCATTTAAGGCAGAAAGAACATATACTAAAATTAAAAAATAA
- a CDS encoding tRNA(Ile)(2)-agmatinylcytidine synthase — translation MNSQKLIKLHVGIDDTDSAEGMCTTYLTCIILKKLEEYNIKPMDFPRLIRLNPFARYKTRGNGALSFVLELESRSDVELVEKIVLDYVEKYAMFDGVNTNPGVVFYEGEITQAMRDYAINAIYSIYTIDYAEEFAHSIGARVHKFKKGRGIIGAIAAIGIELNDETFECLAYRIPENYGTKRQLDEESIFLMNEKTYPETFDNIDIEGNYAAIEPHTPCPVLYGIRGNTPSIVEEAHNIVKSYEQIEDYCIFRTNQHTDMHIQHGVKIKDMVNTGCYCFSCEVVEKPYDIEGGHVFFKVSDNTDIMECAAFEPTKSFRDIVRNLCVGDKLTIYGGLNDNHTFNIEKFKLNEIAPQYEYSNPICVCGKRMKSAGKDKGFKCPKCSRRLRDGKKIRKSIPRDLDIGFYEVPTEARRHLAKPIVRMKLDN, via the coding sequence TTGAATTCACAGAAATTAATAAAGTTACATGTTGGAATAGATGATACTGACTCAGCAGAAGGAATGTGTACAACTTATTTAACTTGTATAATACTTAAAAAATTAGAAGAATATAATATAAAACCAATGGATTTTCCAAGATTAATTAGATTAAATCCATTTGCAAGGTATAAAACAAGGGGAAATGGAGCTTTATCATTTGTATTGGAATTAGAATCACGAAGTGATGTGGAATTAGTTGAAAAAATTGTACTGGATTATGTTGAAAAATATGCAATGTTTGATGGAGTTAATACAAATCCTGGTGTTGTATTTTATGAAGGTGAAATAACACAAGCCATGCGAGACTATGCAATAAATGCAATATATTCAATATATACTATAGATTATGCTGAAGAATTTGCACATAGTATAGGTGCAAGGGTACATAAATTTAAAAAAGGTAGAGGTATTATTGGTGCTATTGCAGCTATTGGTATTGAATTAAATGATGAGACCTTTGAGTGTTTAGCATATCGTATTCCTGAAAATTATGGTACAAAAAGACAATTAGATGAAGAAAGTATTTTTTTAATGAATGAAAAAACATATCCTGAAACATTTGATAATATCGATATAGAAGGAAATTATGCCGCAATAGAGCCTCATACTCCATGTCCAGTATTATATGGTATAAGAGGAAATACACCCTCTATAGTAGAAGAGGCACATAATATTGTGAAATCATATGAACAAATAGAAGATTATTGTATCTTTAGAACAAATCAACATACTGATATGCATATACAACATGGAGTAAAAATTAAAGACATGGTAAATACGGGATGTTACTGTTTTAGTTGTGAGGTTGTAGAAAAACCCTATGATATAGAGGGAGGGCATGTTTTTTTCAAAGTTAGTGACAATACAGACATTATGGAATGTGCAGCATTTGAACCTACAAAATCATTTAGAGATATTGTTAGAAACTTGTGTGTTGGTGATAAATTAACAATATATGGTGGATTAAATGATAATCATACATTTAATATTGAAAAATTCAAATTAAATGAAATTGCACCACAATATGAATATTCAAATCCAATATGTGTCTGTGGAAAAAGAATGAAATCTGCTGGTAAAGATAAGGGTTTTAAATGTCCAAAATGTAGTAGGAGATTAAGGGATGGTAAAAAAATTAGAAAAAGTATTCCACGTGATCTTGATATTGGATTCTATGAAGTTCCAACAGAAGCCAGACGTCATTTAGCAAAACCAATTGTTAGAATGAAGTTAGATAACTAA
- a CDS encoding transcriptional regulator produces the protein MKMDSSTITRKNILDDVTSLLTSFGFKTSNIYDRNCFDLLARKKDILIILKILVNIDSLTPTQAEELSKISGTFLASPIIIGYKSKHNYLEEDIVYERHEIPVISPQTLCNIIVNDIHPEIFAKRGGYYVKINGNLLKNLREKNNLSLKELADISHVSRETIYKYEKGNSQTYPETAMMLEQVLNSPITESINLLETNNTKTTTLDKKIQEPIELIKLGYDIKSSNKAPFDAISERQEETEEVRQLKEKLESKLDEIEKIRAEINKKTKHHNLLITNMERNRSDNTLNKIANCTEDISLITGHDALFVLEHKKDKEFIKKIPAIYTWELKNMDNMEELLKLIKERKEEANDS, from the coding sequence ATGAAAATGGACAGTTCTACAATTACACGTAAAAATATATTAGATGATGTTACAAGTCTACTTACATCGTTTGGTTTTAAAACTTCAAATATCTATGACAGAAACTGTTTTGATTTACTAGCTAGAAAAAAAGACATACTCATAATACTAAAGATACTTGTTAATATAGATAGCTTAACACCAACACAAGCAGAAGAATTATCTAAAATCTCTGGAACTTTTCTTGCAAGTCCAATAATAATTGGATATAAATCTAAACATAACTACTTAGAAGAAGATATTGTATACGAACGTCATGAAATTCCAGTAATATCACCACAAACATTATGTAATATTATTGTTAATGATATTCATCCAGAAATATTTGCAAAAAGAGGTGGATATTATGTTAAAATCAATGGTAATTTACTTAAAAATTTACGTGAAAAAAATAATTTATCACTGAAAGAACTTGCAGATATAAGTCATGTTTCTAGAGAAACAATTTATAAATATGAGAAAGGAAATTCACAGACATATCCTGAAACTGCAATGATGCTAGAACAAGTATTAAACAGTCCAATTACAGAATCAATTAATTTACTAGAAACAAACAATACAAAAACCACAACACTTGATAAGAAAATTCAAGAACCAATAGAATTAATTAAATTAGGTTATGATATAAAATCATCAAATAAAGCTCCTTTTGATGCAATATCTGAAAGACAAGAAGAAACAGAAGAAGTAAGACAATTAAAAGAAAAACTTGAAAGTAAATTAGATGAAATTGAAAAAATCAGGGCAGAAATCAATAAAAAAACTAAACATCATAATCTATTAATTACTAATATGGAACGTAATCGTAGTGATAATACATTGAATAAAATAGCAAATTGTACTGAGGATATTTCTCTAATTACAGGACATGATGCATTATTTGTTCTTGAACATAAAAAAGATAAAGAATTTATCAAAAAAATACCTGCCATATATACATGGGAACTTAAAAATATGGACAATATGGAAGAATTATTAAAACTAATAAAAGAAAGAAAAGAAGAAGCTAATGATTCATAA